GGCTGGTGGTGTCGCAACTGCCCGACAGCTTTCGGGACAACACGGGTCTGCAAGATCTGCTCAGCGGCGGCAATGCTGCCTGGTACTTGCTGCTGCTGGCCTTTGGCGCAAAGTTTTTGCTGACGCTGGTGGCCTACGGGTCGGGTGCGCCGGGGGGAATTTTTGCGCCGTCGCTGATTTTGGGGTCGGCGCTGGGAGCGCTGGTGGGCATTACGGGCAGCGGGCTGGAGTCGCTGCTGGGGCTTGCGCCGCATGTCAGTCCGGCCAGTACCTATGCGCTGGCAGGGATGGGCGCATTTTTCAGCGCGGTGACGCGGGGCCCGGTAACGGCGATCGTCATCGTGTTTGAGATTACAGCCAATTTCAACCTGGTGCTGCCGCTGATGATTGGCTCAGGCATTGCCTATCTGGTGGCGCAGCGGCTGGTGGGCAGCTCGTTTTATACTCGACTGCTGGAGTGGAACGGCATCCAGATTCAGTCGCCAGGAACCCAGCCCGCGCCCTGGCAAAAGCTAACGGCGGCAGCGGTGATGCAGCGGCGGGTGGAAACGCTGTCGAGCAGTTTGTCGCTGGATGAGGCGAAGCAGGCCTTTGCGCGATCGCACCATCGCGGGTTTCCGGTTGTAGACAACGGACGGCTGGTGGGCATCGTCACCCAGAGCGATTTGTCGGCTCCAGAGCGGCAGCCCGCCAATCCTGCGGCCGCCACCCTGTCGGACATGATGACGGCCCAGCCCGTAACCGTCCGCCCGTCCGACTCGCTGACCCATGTGCTGTTTTTGCTGAATCGGTTTAAGGTCAGCCGCTTACCCGTCACGGATGGATCAAAGCTGGTGGGCATTATCACCCGCGCCGACATTATTCGCGCCGAGTCGGATCAGCTCACGGGCGAGTCGCTGCAACTGGGACCCCGTCCCGCACCTTCCTATGAAGTTTATCGGACGCGATCGCCCGCCACGGGTCGGGGTCGGCTGCTGCTGCCCGTCAGCAATCCCCAGACGGCTCCGATTTTGGTGAAACTGGCGGGGGCGATCGCCCAGGAGCGGGGCTATGAGCTAGAGGTGCTGCACGTCATCCTGGTGTCGCGGGCCCATCCACCCTCAGAAACCGCCGTCCGCACCACCCAGGGGCGGCGCTTGCTGCGGCAGATTGAGCATTTGGGGCAAGACTGGCAGGTTCCTGTGCATACGCAGATTCGGGTAGCCCACGACGCAGCCCAGGCCATGCTAGAGGCCATCAAGGCGCGGCATATTAACCTGGTGCTAATGGGCTGGAAAGGCAGCACCAGCACGCCAGGGCGCGTATTTGGCACAACGGTAGACACCCTGATTCGCCAGGCCCCCTGCGACGTGGTGCTGGTCAAGCTGGGCGAAGAGACTCGATTCAATCATTGGCTGCTGCCGCTGTCGGGCGGGCCCAACGCGCAATATGCCCTGACGCTGCTACCTGCGCTGACCCGCCTCAGCCCCGACCCCAGCATTAAGCTCTGTCAGGTGTTGCCTGTAGACGAGCCGCTGGCGGATCTGTCCGTGATGGCGGTGGCAATGGACGAACTGCGCCAGCGGGTCAACTGTTCCATTACCACCCGCCCGATTCGGGGACATTCCGTACCGGGGGCGATTTTGCGGCTGGCCTGGCAGGAACCCTGCGATGTGATTGTGCTGGGGGCAAGCCGCGAAAGTCTGCTGCAACAGGCACTCACAGGCAACATCCCTGAGGCGATCGCCCGCAGCAGCGATTGCACCGTGATTTTGGTCAGAGCGGCGATCGCCCCAGACGAGTCCTAACACCGCTGTCCGACTAGACAGCCCCATTTTCAACCCCATTCATCCCATTTTCAGCCCCATTTATTTCCCCATTTATGATTGAGATGATCCGCCTTGACGCGATTACAGATGCGATCGCCTGGGAACTCTGTAATAGATAGACCTGATCAGGCGTGGTCATGAATGGTCACGAGTAAACTGCAAAGGGACTGCAAGTAGCCTGCAAGTAGCTTGCACGTCTTTTGTCATACTGTGTCATCAGGCAGCGATTGGGCATTCCAGAAGCCTTGGCCACTGACCAGCCCTTTGAGCAGGGAGGCTTTGCCCAACCACTCAAGCTCCATGATTGAAGATGACTAAAATAGCCGTTACTAATCGTCATCATGAATCGCCATCACGACGCTTGAACAGGCAGCAGCAGATACGGGTGCAACAATTGCAACAATTAGGAAGCTAGGCAGCCAGTCGATTAGCTGGGTAGCAAGACTTTACACAACCTGAGGGTCAGTTAAAGCAGCTTCACGGCAGCCTAGGTATTCTCCAGGCTCACTCAGCCTGACGTTGATTCAGCCGTCTTGCCCTAAACCACCCGTGAACACTCCACCCTTCTCCAGCTTTGCAAAAACCTGGCAAACGCTTCAGCCAAACCTGCTGGCGGGGCTAAAAGCAGCAACCGTGACTGGGCTTGCTATCACTGGGCTGGTGCTGGGGCTGCGGCAAGTGGGCGGGCTGGAGCCGCTGGAACTGCGGATTTATGACCGGATGGTGCGGCTGCGCTTCCGGGACGGATTGCTTGGCGATTCGCCCGATTCGCCCGACCCACGCCTGCTGGTGGTGGAAATCACCGAAGCGGATATTCAAACACTCCAGCGGGCTACACCGTCGGATGAAACCCTGGCCAGGGCGATCGCCCAGCTTCAGCAATACCAGCCCCGCGTCATCGGGCTAGACCTGCACCGCGACGTGCCCCAAGAGCCGGGTCATGCTCAACTCCAGGCCCAGCTTCAAGCCGATAATCTAATTGCCATCGCCAAGCTGGGCGAATCAGCGGGCGATTCGCGAAGCGATCCGTCCCGGAATCGCATTCCGCCACCGCCAGGATTCCCTCCAGAGCGAGTGGGCTTCAACGATTTTGTGATTGACCGGGACGGCGTAATTCGCCGCAGCCTGCTATATGCCCACACCGACACCGAAACCCATACGTCCCTGTCGCTGCGGCTGGCGCTGGCGTATCTCAAGCCAGACGACATCCGCCCGCGCCCCAGCGCCGCCAATCCCGAAGATTTGCAGCTTGGCGCATCCGCCTTTGTGCCGCTACAAGCCCACTCCGGGGCCTATCAGCGCCTCGACAGCAGCGGCTACCAAACCCTGCTGAACTATCGCGCCCGCCAAAATCCGGCTCGCCGCATCAGCTTGAGTCAGGTCTTGTCGCAGGACATTTCGCCAGAGTGGGTGCAGGACAAAATTGTGCTGATTGGGATGACGGCTCCCAGCGGCAAGGATCTGTTCTACACGCCCTTTAGCGCGGGCGAGCAGGTGTCGCACCAGATGCCCGGTGTGGTGGTTCATGCCCAGATGGTGAGCCAGTTTCTCGATGCTGCCACGGGAGCGCGATCGCCCTTCTGGTTTTGGCAAGAGTGGCAGGAGTGGCTGTGGATTTGGGGCTGGGCAACGGTCAGCGGGGCAGTGGCCTGGGCGGTGCGCCATCCGATTGCGCTGGGGCTAAGCAGCGTAGGACTGCTGGGATTGATTGGGGGCGCGGGCTTTGGGCTGTTTTTGCAGCAGGGCTGGGTTCCAACGGTGGCTCCGGCGATCGCCTCGATGATGTCACTGGGGACGGTCGTCGCCTACCGAGCGCAACAGTCGCACCGCCAGCAGCAGATGGTGATGACGCTCTTGGGGCAAAACACCTCGCCTGAAATTGCCGACGCGCTGTGGAATGCCCGCGATCGCCTGCTGGCCTCAGGAAAATTGCCAGGTCAGCGGCTCGTCGCCACGATGCTGTTTACCGATATCAAGGGCTTCAGCACTATTTCTGAACAAATGCCGCCGGAAGCACTGCTGGAATGGCTCAACGAATACCTGGAAGCCATGACCCACGAAATTCAGCAGCACCACGGCATTATCAACAAGTTCACGGGCGACGGGCTGCTGGCGATTTTTGGCGTGCCTATGCCCCGCCTGGAGGAGCGCGAGGTGGATGAAGATGCCTATCAGGCGATCGCCTGCGCGTTGTCGATGGGCAAACGGCTGGAGCAACTGAACCAGATCTGGCAACAGCGCAGCCTTCCGCCGATTCAAATGCGGGTGGGCATTTTCACCGGGCCCGTGGTGGTGGGCAGCCTCGGCGGCAAGGAGCGGATGGAATACGGCGTGATTGGCGACAGCGTGAACACGGCATCGCGGCTGGAAAGCTGCCTCAAGGATCGCCAGGTGGATCTCTGCCGCGTGCTAATTGCCGAGGAAACCTTGATGCACGTTAAAGGAAAGTTTCAGGTGGAATCCTGGGGGCCACTGGCGCTCAGCGGCAAGCAGCAGCTTGTGGAGGTCTATCGGGTGATTGGCTATGCAACGTGATTAAGTATTGGACTAAAGCCTTTCTTTACGGACGGCGCGAAACATTCCGAAGCGGCACAGCCCCACGCTAAAGGCCAGCCACATGAGTAGAATGGTCGGCACTTCTCGCAGCGACTTAATCAAACCGGGAACGCCAAATTTCACCAGGCCCGCTGGTCGCGCGATGCCCTGCCAAATCGAGTCGGGCCAGGAGGGCAGCGTTTCCTTTGACCAGTCCGCAGTGGTGACGGGGCCCTCGGTAAGTCCTGTGGCTTCTAGCAGTTCCGAAAACCCTTCGATGCTGGCGAACTCCGGATGCGACCATTGATCCAGCAATTGCCGCATGACGGTGCGTTCCCAGAGATTCAGAGGAATTTGGCGATCATCCCGCTGGTTCCAGTCGGCCACCACCAGCACGCCGCCGGGTTTCAGCACGCGCATCAGTTCCTTGGCAAAGATTGCTTTGTCGGGCATGTGCGGCCCGGCTTCCACCGACCACACCACGTCGAAGCTGGCATCGGGAAAAGACAGCGCCATCGCGTCGTCTACCAGAAACTTGGCGCTGACTCCGGGCGGCGTAAGATCCTGCGCCCGCTTTACCTGCTGGGGGCTGATGGTGATGCCCGTAACGTTGAAGCCGTAGTCTTGCGCCAGGATGAGGCTGCTGCCGCCGATGCCACAGCCCACGTCTAGCAGGGTAGAACCGCGCGGCAAGCGATCGAGTCCGCCCCAGCGCACCATTTCATGCACAAAGTCGGCTTTGGCTTTGAGAAAATCTTTGCGGCGGGGCGGGGAGCCGTAGTGCCCCAGATGAATATGTTCGCCCCAATAAAATTCCAGGATGCCGTCCTGTGTCCATTCGTCGTAAGAACGGGCGACAGACTCGCCGGACTGATAGCGGCGGGCGGTGAGCAGGTAAAGGATCGTGCCGATGAGCAACATTGCCAGCAGCAGGATGAGGGCGATCGCCAAGAGAGAACCCATGCTTTATGTCGCGTGTCCGAGTTTGATGTAAATCGTTTGAGTAGAGCGTTTGAGTAGAGCGGTGAGCGCGTCGAATCCCAATCTCAAATACGATTGTAACGTTACTTTAACGTCGAACTCGACTAGCGCAGTGAGGCAGCACTCGACCTAGCGTTGGCCTTATCGCGTTTGGAGGGCGATCGCCATGAAGCAGCGCCTTATCAGAGCAGAACTACGAAGCCCCAAACTCCCAAGACGCTGCCAGATGTTGCTGAACGCAAATATGTCAAACGCAAATATGTCAAATACGAATTTCACACTCTGCGGGAAGCTTAGTCTCGATCTTCTCGCTTAGAAATGACGTTGAAATTCTCGTCTAAAAAAACGTCGTATTCTTTGCCGTCGTTGCAGCGCACGTCTTCGGCTTCAAAGCCAACGCCCTGGATATAATCCACATCGCCAACCACCGGGCATCCCTGAGACTGAAGCACTTCGACGACTCTCGCCCGCTCTTGGGGAGTTGCATCTCGATCGATATCAGCCCGGGCCGCCTGGGAGGTCAGCATTCCTGCCGATATCAATAGCAAAGAGACAATGCCGCTGCCAGAAAACCGGATTAAAGATAAGCCTTTCATGCAAAACTCCTATGTTTTACAGTCAATAAACTGCTCATAGGCTACCGATACGGGCACACGAGTTTGTTCTATCAAGAGGTATATTCACAGACAATCAAGCGAAGGAAATTCTTAATCCTCTAAGAGATACCTGCCTTGCTCCAGATCTATTTCTCTGGTCATGTAAGGCTTGATGAAACCGTATGATGAAGAACCGTATGATGAAACGCATCGACGTTGCACGAGGAAGCCAATGGAGTCAATGGATTCTCTGAACTGGGTGATGGGCGGGCTAGCCGTGGCAATTTTGATCGGCGGAATGCTGATGATGTTTACGACGGTGTTTACCACCAAGCGATAGAAAGATTGCGGCCGCTATCCATCGCGGCGATGTACCCGAAATTCTTGCTCTAGCGTAGGTAGCTCAATGGTGTCCTGGGCAAGCTGGGCGATCGCCTCCACATCAGCCAGTTTTTCTCGCAAAATCTCGACCCGATCCTGGAGGCGGGCGCGAATTACCTGCGGCCCGGCGCTGACGCAATCGCTACAGGCTTCTCCACAAATTACGCCCTGGTCGTTGTAGATCACCGCCAGCAGGAGTTGGTTTGAGCCGCTGCGGATGGGGCGAGACTCACGGCCGCAAATCGAGCAGAATACTGGAACGTTGCCAAAATAAATGCTTTGTTCCCAAACGATCTTCACAGGCCTAACCTCGATTGCGTGGCGCTAGATGGCAGAATCGGGCGGATCTTAGGACGGTCAGATCCAGCAGAGCCAGACTTCAGCACTGCCCGAAGACTCGATACGGCGCACTCGTTGACAGGTTGACAGAGCGGCCCCTCAATTCATCCCTAGTTTGTGACCAAAAGCCTAGCCTTGCTGTTTGGTTTAAGGATGTTTTCTGAATCACAGATTTGGGGGTGTAGACCGTGAGACGTTTGAAGAATGGCCACAAAAATTGCCTCACAGGCCAGGAATCCGGTCGCTGCAAGGCAAGGACAGTTAAACGCTACTTATAGTGTGGAGGGCGATCGCCCTCATGAACTCGGTCGCTGTGCCGATTTCTTGGGTGTCCTGTAGCACGATCGCATCTATCTTAGGGAATAGCCTGGTGATCTGGGTCACAGCTTACCGTCCGAGTCTTGTGCAGGAACGAGTCGGGTTTGGGAGCGGGAGAGCCGCCCGACAGTGCCTTGTTGTCGGGATTTGCAGGTCTTTTATAGAGAATTGCTGGGGAGATTATGGGGCGATCGCGCTGCAATTCCTCAAACACCTGCCCATCATTGGGTTTACAAAACGTTACTTTTTTATGCACCCTGGGCAGATTAAATACAGTCAGTCCTCTAGAACTGCGTCTAGTAGAACTGCGCCTAGCATCCCTTCAATAGTCAATTGCGACTGCTGACTCATCAATTCTTTCGCGTTTATCCCTTATCCCATCCATCCATCCTGCGAAGAACCCTCTATGCTTAGCCAGATGAAACGCCTCAGCCTGGAGACCGAAGGCCAGTATGCGACCGATGCAGACCTGCAATTCTTGCGAGATTACGCAAAATCCTACGGGCTGCGAGTCGAAACCTATCGGCGCATCCAGAACGCCGAGGCGCTGCTAGTGAGCCAGGTTCAGCAATACATGATGAGCAAAGACCCAACTCTGTTTCAGAACGGCGACAATGACCTGACGACAAAGTGGAAGCGGGATACCGTGCGGGTGCTGCGCTATTCTGCGGTGGCGATGCTGCTGAACGATCCCGAAACACTGCAAGAGCGCTTTTTGCTGTGGTTTCAAACCATCATGCGGGCCTTTGGAGCACAGCAAAGCTGCAACGCAACCTATGAAGCCATGCAGCATGTGGTGCAGCAACATCTGACCCCTGTACAGGCCAGCCTGTTTTGCCCCATTTTGGAAATTAATCGGCATCTGCTGGGGGGCAGCAACGCCTAGCCAATATACTCCACAGTCCACAGGCTTCCTAAGCGAGACGGATTGCCAACGGCTCACGCAGGGGGCCGTTGTTTTGGCGACAGCCTTTTAGCGATAGGTCGCCCTGGAGGTTCGCACTGGCTGGAGATTCGCACTGGGCCTGTTGTTACGCCGGGTGATTGTGACAAAGCGTATTGTTACGAAGCGTGTTGCTACGAAGCGCATTGTTACGAAGCGCAATGCTGCCAATCCTGAATTAGCCTACCGAATTCTGTAAATTTTAGAAGGCGATCGCCCCAAAACCGTGGTTTTTTGTTTCGGGGGCCACGTCCATCCGTTATTAGAGAATATATTCTAGAGAATCAGAAGTAATACGGATGCTTCGCGGGGCTGTTGACTCACGGGGCGGTATGCTTTAGGTGATTTTGACTGGGGTGAGGGTTCGCTATGCCAGTAAGACGTTTTGAGTTGCGATCGCCCGAAGGGGGCGCGGATGGGTTTGGCATGTATTTGGGCGGAGCGGGACAGTCGGGCGCAGCCAGCGGCCTCGCGCCAGAAGCGCTAACCCGCCCCCGGTCAAAATCCTGGCGATGGCTGATTGTGGGGTTGACTAGTTGCGCGGCCTTGGGCGGCGTGGCGGCATCGGCGCTGCTGTGGATGCTGATGCTGCCGCCCGCGCCCGATTGCAAAACGGGATCTCCGCTGGCTCCCGATATGGAGCGGCTATTTTGCGCTCAGCAGGCGGCTCGGTCGGGCGAACTGACCGAACTGCTGTCTGGCCTGGCGCTGATTGAAACCTGGACTCCGGAGCATCCGCTTTATAAGGAAGCCCAGCGGTCGGTTGAAGAGTGGTCGAAGGGGCTGCTAATCATCGCCCGCCAGAAGATGAACGCCAGCGACCTGCAAGGCGCGGTGGAAATTGCCCAGCGCATTCCCAAATCTAGCTCGGTGCGGGCCGATGCAGAGGCGGCGATCGCCACTTGGCAGGGCATCTGGCGGCAGGGCGAGGCGCTGGTGGCGGCTGCTCAAACTGCGATGAAGGAACAGGCCTGGGGCAATGCCTCGGAGGTGATCCGCGACCTAGGCGAGATGAGCCATCCCTACTGGGGCAACCAGCGGGCCCGGGCGCTGTCGGAGCAACTGCTTGTGGAACGTAAGGCACGCCAGCAGTTTGCCGAGGCTCAGAAGATCGCCCAGGCGGGTAAGCTGCCCGATTTGGCAAAGGCGATCGCCCAGGCAGGACGAATCGACAAGGGCAGCTATGCCTGGAGCGATGCCCAGCCCGTGCTGAACCAGTGGAGCGATCGGCTGCTGGGCGCAGCATTCCAGCTTTGGCAGGAGCAAAAGTTTGACCAGGCGATCGCCCTCACCAAGCAGGTCGAGGTCAATCCCGGTCGGGCTGAAATGGCGAAGGATTTAATCCAGCTTAGCGAAGCGCGGAAGCTAGCCGTTTCCACCTGGACAAACTGGGTCGCCACGCCGCAGCACGTGATCAGCCTGATGGAGGCGATCGCTGCCGCAAAGCAGATCAAGCCCACCAGCGCCTACTATGCCCAGGCGCAAAGCAGTCTAGCAAGCTGGCAGATTCAGCTAGATGGGCTGCGGCAGTTGCAACTGGCCCAGATGACGGCGGGCGTGGGAACCGTGGAGACGCTGAAGACGGCGATCGCCCAGGCCAGCAAGGTCCAGCCCGGAAATCCCCGCCGCCTGCAAGCCCAGACCATGATCGCTCACTGGCATCGCGAAATCGAGCGGCTCGAAGACCGGCCGCTGCTAGCACGGGCGCGACGGCTGGCTACCGAGGGGACAGTGGCCTCGCTGCAATCGGCGATCGCCCAGGCCGGGCAAATTTCCGAAGGTCGGGCGCTGCGGGGCGAAGCGCAGTCCTTGGTGCGCGACTGGACGCGCCAGATCCAGGTGATCGAAGACCAGCCCTACCTAAACCTGTCTCGGACGCTGGCACGGCGGGGCCGGCTGCGAGAGGCGATCGCCGCTGCGGCGCTGGTGCGTCCCAACCGGGCGCTCTACCCCCAGGCGCGGGCTGCGATTCGCGATTGGCAGGCAGAGCTAAATCGGTTCAACGCCTCGCCGATGCTGCCTGAGCGACCCACCCCTAGTCCTAGCCCAGCCTTGGAACCCCCCTTCGGAAGCAGCCGATCGGGCGCGATCGCCCCTGGAGCAGACGCTTCGTCTGACGAGACAAAAGAGCCGAAATATCGCTTGCCGCAGGCCCCCACCCGCAGCACTCCGGGTCAGCCTGCGCCATCGGGCACCCTCCCCCGCCCATCTGTGCCAGCGCCCATCGCGCCTGAATCTAGCGCTACGCCCCAGCCTGAATCCACGCCCAAGGATATTTCTGGACTGGCGGAACCCGAAGCGCCTCAGGTTATGCCGCCTGCGCCGCCTGCGCCGCCTGTGAACGTTGCGCCGCCGCGTGTGGTAGAGCCGCCGCCGCGTGTGGTAGAGCCGCCACCGCGATTTGAGCGTCCCCAGGCAGCGCCCGTGCGGGAGGCTCCGCCCGAAGCTGCTCCGGTTCGTCGGGAACGCCCCGCCGCGATGGAATCCGTCCCCGTGTCGCCGCCTAGCGAACCCGGGCCCCAGGCAATGGAGCCAGAATCCGCCAATTTCACCGAGTCGCACTCCTAGCGCTGCCGCCAGATATACGCCTGATTACGCCAGACATAGGCCAGATTACGCCAGACATGATTCCTGCTTTGGGACTGCTTTGGGAAATTTGGCCTATGGATTAGCTCGTTTGTCTAAACTGGTTTGCCTAGACTAGCCGAACAGAGCGTTGGCTCCAGCCTTGCGGAGCAACATCGCCCTCTGAAGGAATAACCTGGGCGACCGCCCTCGATTCGAGATACCCAGCCTGGTGAAGTGCGGACAAACAGTCCGGAGCCGTTTCTGCTGGCACACAGCCCAACAGCCCGCCAGCGGTTTGCGGGTCAAACAGGATATCGGCTGGAATTTCGGAAGAGCGCGACGGAGACCTTTGCTCCCAATCCCGCACCCAGCAGGCCGCAGCCAGGTTTTGCGGATGCAGAGAACTGCGGAACCCCTGCTGCAACGTTTCTGCTGCACCGGGCAACAGCGGCAGTGCCGACAAATCTAGCTGCACGCCCACAGGCTCCGATGCTCGCAGCATTTCCACTAAATGCCCCAACAGCCCAAAGCCTGTAACATCTGTGCAGGCATGAGCGCCATGCCCCTGA
The Thermoleptolyngbya sichuanensis A183 DNA segment above includes these coding regions:
- a CDS encoding chloride channel protein; the protein is MRWINGSKQFAIAEACVIGLVSGLAAVMLKQSVGWLGGWRVQWSHQFTDWLVLPLLGLLGGGLAGFLVERLAPEAAGSGIPQVKAALANVAIALNMRVALVKLVSVILTLGAGLNLGRQGPTVQIGAALAAQLSQWIPTSPEYRRQLIASGAAAGLAAGFNAPIAGVLFVVEEFLQDFSGITLGTAILASFIGAVVSRVLGGRSLSLDLGMTAYEATFSLYDVPLFLILGLLAGLLGSLFSRGIFVSLALNRRLPLGLPGRIGLAGLLSGLVVSQLPDSFRDNTGLQDLLSGGNAAWYLLLLAFGAKFLLTLVAYGSGAPGGIFAPSLILGSALGALVGITGSGLESLLGLAPHVSPASTYALAGMGAFFSAVTRGPVTAIVIVFEITANFNLVLPLMIGSGIAYLVAQRLVGSSFYTRLLEWNGIQIQSPGTQPAPWQKLTAAAVMQRRVETLSSSLSLDEAKQAFARSHHRGFPVVDNGRLVGIVTQSDLSAPERQPANPAAATLSDMMTAQPVTVRPSDSLTHVLFLLNRFKVSRLPVTDGSKLVGIITRADIIRAESDQLTGESLQLGPRPAPSYEVYRTRSPATGRGRLLLPVSNPQTAPILVKLAGAIAQERGYELEVLHVILVSRAHPPSETAVRTTQGRRLLRQIEHLGQDWQVPVHTQIRVAHDAAQAMLEAIKARHINLVLMGWKGSTSTPGRVFGTTVDTLIRQAPCDVVLVKLGEETRFNHWLLPLSGGPNAQYALTLLPALTRLSPDPSIKLCQVLPVDEPLADLSVMAVAMDELRQRVNCSITTRPIRGHSVPGAILRLAWQEPCDVIVLGASRESLLQQALTGNIPEAIARSSDCTVILVRAAIAPDES
- a CDS encoding CHASE2 domain-containing protein, with product MNTPPFSSFAKTWQTLQPNLLAGLKAATVTGLAITGLVLGLRQVGGLEPLELRIYDRMVRLRFRDGLLGDSPDSPDPRLLVVEITEADIQTLQRATPSDETLARAIAQLQQYQPRVIGLDLHRDVPQEPGHAQLQAQLQADNLIAIAKLGESAGDSRSDPSRNRIPPPPGFPPERVGFNDFVIDRDGVIRRSLLYAHTDTETHTSLSLRLALAYLKPDDIRPRPSAANPEDLQLGASAFVPLQAHSGAYQRLDSSGYQTLLNYRARQNPARRISLSQVLSQDISPEWVQDKIVLIGMTAPSGKDLFYTPFSAGEQVSHQMPGVVVHAQMVSQFLDAATGARSPFWFWQEWQEWLWIWGWATVSGAVAWAVRHPIALGLSSVGLLGLIGGAGFGLFLQQGWVPTVAPAIASMMSLGTVVAYRAQQSHRQQQMVMTLLGQNTSPEIADALWNARDRLLASGKLPGQRLVATMLFTDIKGFSTISEQMPPEALLEWLNEYLEAMTHEIQQHHGIINKFTGDGLLAIFGVPMPRLEEREVDEDAYQAIACALSMGKRLEQLNQIWQQRSLPPIQMRVGIFTGPVVVGSLGGKERMEYGVIGDSVNTASRLESCLKDRQVDLCRVLIAEETLMHVKGKFQVESWGPLALSGKQQLVEVYRVIGYAT
- a CDS encoding methyltransferase domain-containing protein, with translation MGSLLAIALILLLAMLLIGTILYLLTARRYQSGESVARSYDEWTQDGILEFYWGEHIHLGHYGSPPRRKDFLKAKADFVHEMVRWGGLDRLPRGSTLLDVGCGIGGSSLILAQDYGFNVTGITISPQQVKRAQDLTPPGVSAKFLVDDAMALSFPDASFDVVWSVEAGPHMPDKAIFAKELMRVLKPGGVLVVADWNQRDDRQIPLNLWERTVMRQLLDQWSHPEFASIEGFSELLEATGLTEGPVTTADWSKETLPSWPDSIWQGIARPAGLVKFGVPGLIKSLREVPTILLMWLAFSVGLCRFGMFRAVRKERL
- a CDS encoding PepSY domain-containing protein, with the protein product MKGLSLIRFSGSGIVSLLLISAGMLTSQAARADIDRDATPQERARVVEVLQSQGCPVVGDVDYIQGVGFEAEDVRCNDGKEYDVFLDENFNVISKREDRD
- a CDS encoding globin family protein, giving the protein MLSQMKRLSLETEGQYATDADLQFLRDYAKSYGLRVETYRRIQNAEALLVSQVQQYMMSKDPTLFQNGDNDLTTKWKRDTVRVLRYSAVAMLLNDPETLQERFLLWFQTIMRAFGAQQSCNATYEAMQHVVQQHLTPVQASLFCPILEINRHLLGGSNA
- a CDS encoding tetratricopeptide repeat protein, which produces MPVRRFELRSPEGGADGFGMYLGGAGQSGAASGLAPEALTRPRSKSWRWLIVGLTSCAALGGVAASALLWMLMLPPAPDCKTGSPLAPDMERLFCAQQAARSGELTELLSGLALIETWTPEHPLYKEAQRSVEEWSKGLLIIARQKMNASDLQGAVEIAQRIPKSSSVRADAEAAIATWQGIWRQGEALVAAAQTAMKEQAWGNASEVIRDLGEMSHPYWGNQRARALSEQLLVERKARQQFAEAQKIAQAGKLPDLAKAIAQAGRIDKGSYAWSDAQPVLNQWSDRLLGAAFQLWQEQKFDQAIALTKQVEVNPGRAEMAKDLIQLSEARKLAVSTWTNWVATPQHVISLMEAIAAAKQIKPTSAYYAQAQSSLASWQIQLDGLRQLQLAQMTAGVGTVETLKTAIAQASKVQPGNPRRLQAQTMIAHWHREIERLEDRPLLARARRLATEGTVASLQSAIAQAGQISEGRALRGEAQSLVRDWTRQIQVIEDQPYLNLSRTLARRGRLREAIAAAALVRPNRALYPQARAAIRDWQAELNRFNASPMLPERPTPSPSPALEPPFGSSRSGAIAPGADASSDETKEPKYRLPQAPTRSTPGQPAPSGTLPRPSVPAPIAPESSATPQPESTPKDISGLAEPEAPQVMPPAPPAPPVNVAPPRVVEPPPRVVEPPPRFERPQAAPVREAPPEAAPVRRERPAAMESVPVSPPSEPGPQAMEPESANFTESHS